The Apium graveolens cultivar Ventura chromosome 6, ASM990537v1, whole genome shotgun sequence genome contains a region encoding:
- the LOC141665338 gene encoding uncharacterized protein LOC141665338 yields the protein MSNIIDCATIDEVRVPEGYEKTIYGVSLGEKNAKVSITKVIQGDAKIPFPIGDKILTVQEAMGTFIAWPRKMIIARNNSSTSHVLAAKKTKKAHSKKIKKTYKVIEDVEQELVVQIGQKYPSAMKRLWTWAKEALSGGRTISFKLSKETFGFTKKQIMFLSDIHAVFSGGKMVGSVICLFIHFLNEYVRKHKMVNMISFVDPGIIGAIGCGSAVQRSRELCTRFKDSRKGQHFLIPYNDVNHWTLTVVNPDTEVIYDLDPLKRRIANGEWVHAIDK from the exons ATGAGCAACATTATTGATTGTGCAACAATTGATGAAGTACGCGTTCCCGAAGGATATGAGAAGACTATCTATGGAGTAAGTCTTGGAGAAAAGAACGCAAAGGTGTCTATTACTAAAGTCATCCAAGGAGATGCTAAGATTCCCTTCCCTATTGGGGATAAAATTTTGACTGTTCAGGAAGCCATGGGAACTTTTATTGCATGGCCGAGAAAAATGATAATTGCTAGAAATAATAGCAGTACTTCTCATGTTTTGGCCGCCAAG AAAACAAAGAAAGCCCATTCTAAGAAAATTAAGAAGACATATAAAGTAATTGAAGACGTTGAACAAGAGCTTGTTGTTCAGATTGGTCAGAAATATCCTTCTGCAATGAAACGTTTGTGGACATGGGCAAAGGAAGCCTTGAGTGGTGGCCGAACAATTTCTTTTAAGCTAAGCAAAGAAACATTTGGCTTTACAAAGAAGCAAATCATGTTCTTATCTGATATACATGCAGTGTTCTCTGGAGGTAAAATGGTCGGCTCTGTCATTTGCCTTTTTATTCA CTTCTTGAATGAATATGTAAGGAAGCATAAGATGGTCAACATGATTAGCTTTGTAGATCCGGGCATAATCGGTGCCATTGGATGTGGCAGTGCAGTGCAGAGGTCGCGTGAATTGTGTACAAGATTTAAAGATTCTAGGAAAGGGCAACATTTTCTCATTCCGTATAATGATGT GAACCACTGGACCTTGACAGTTGTCAATCCAGACACAGAGGTAATCTACGATTTGGACCCTCTTAAACGACGAATTGCAAATGGAGAATGGGTGCATGCTATCGACAAGTAA